A window of Polyodon spathula isolate WHYD16114869_AA chromosome 30, ASM1765450v1, whole genome shotgun sequence contains these coding sequences:
- the urad gene encoding 2-oxo-4-hydroxy-4-carboxy-5-ureidoimidazoline decarboxylase produces the protein MDLKTVNSMTCEEFVSVFGNVVERCPLIAAALWSRRPFSSTLELENGFNEFIDSLSIEGKEGILRCHPDLAGRELLAGTLTVESRGEQGGAGLTSLSSADALRMNQLNSQYKEKFGFPFVICARMCDKDRIIQQLESRVRNQQLQELHCGIEEVKSICRLRLQDIYTRAAKSTKL, from the exons ATGGATCTGAAGACAGTGAATTCTATGACTTGTGaagagtttgtgagtgtttttggGAATGTTGTTGAGAGATGTCCGCTGATTGCCGCTGCGCTGTGGTCCCGGAGACCCTTCTCAAGCACTCTTGAGCTGGAAAATGGATTCAATGAATTTATTGATAGCCTGTCGATCGAAG GTAAAGAGGGCATATTGAGGTGTCACCCGGATTTAGCAGGAAGGGAGCTGCTTGCGGGCACACTCACAGTGGAGTCCCGAGGAGAGCAAGGCGGGGCCGGGCTGACCTCGCTGAGTTCTGCGGACGCGCTCCGGATGAACCAGCTCAACTCGCAGTACAAGGAAAAGTTCGGGTTCCCCTTTGTCATCTGTGCCAGGATGTGTGACAAGGACAGGATCATCCAGCAACTGGAAAGCAGGGTCCGGAACCAGCAGCTGCAGGAGCTGCACTGCGGCATCGAAGAGGTTAAAAGCATCTGCCGCCTCAGACTGCAGGACATTTATACCAGAGCTGCGAAATCtaccaaactgtaa
- the si:ch211-140b10.6 gene encoding protein POLR1D-like has translation MADEQELEKKAVEELLKEAKRGKVRAETMGPAGWVKCPLRSTNKRFLLNTLRNTFPSRGLGKAKGTGGRNERDSSGSHHTKDRSRKPSYHPYEQEPRSGRERDRSPVRSKESSSDLHRQGSPPRRRDSAALQESSSHREKH, from the exons ATGGCGGATGAACAAGAGCTGGAAAA gaaGGCTGTGGAAGAGCTTCTCAAGGAGGCAAAGCGTGGTAAAGTTCGAGCTGAAACCATGGGACCTGCAGGCTG GGTGAAGTGTCCTCTGCGCAGCACCAATAAAAGATTTCTTCTGAATACTCTCAGGAACACATTTCCTTCCCGAGGACTGGGTAAAGCCAAGGGAACGGGAGGTAGAAATGAGAGGGATTCGTCTGGGAGCCACCATACAAAGGACAGGTCGAGGAAACCAAGCTACCACCCTTACGAACAGGAGCCCCGCTCAGGCAGAGAGAGGGACAGGTCCCCAGTGAGGAGCAAAGAGTCCAGCAGTGATCTCCACAGGCAGGGCTCCCCACCCAGGAGACGAGACAGTGCTGCCCTTCAAGAGAGCTCCTCTCACAGGGAGaaacactga